In the genome of Staphylococcus durrellii, one region contains:
- a CDS encoding peptide ABC transporter substrate-binding protein: protein MKYKFTKIVAFLIAILMVLTACGNGKSSTYNGDGQVLRKVLTQDMTTFDTAHATDNVTFDVFNQVYEGLYTLDKNDQAKPAIAEGEPKKSDGGKTLTIKLRKDAKWSNGDQVTANDFVYAWKRVLNPKTASEYAYIMYDIKNAEDINMGKKKMNDLGVKAVNNHTLKIQLEKPIPYINELLAFGTFLPQNPKAVKKYGDKYGTTPEKTVFNGPFKVKQWSPEDKLLMVKNNDYWDNKKVHLNKVNYKIIKDSQSGASLYDTGSVDDTAITSEQVDKYKDSPALKKRLLAFTWFIKMNQDKVPEFKNKDFRLAISQAINKKEYVDDVLNNGSQTMDKFTARKTFLSPDGKDYSDGVKSKLQYNPQQAREHLDKAKKALGKDKFVFTLNTNETPSDKVGSEYLKSQIQKNLPGVTVKIKQMPGKQRISAELSGNYETTLSGWGPDYADPLTFLNIMTTGNSQNNTGWGSKKYDKMIKDANGKLLKKPDERDKTLKEAETYYLSEAPVAPIFQQGQAHLTNPQVKGIIYHKIGGDTSLKGAYIDRSIDRKTGKKKKDK from the coding sequence ATCGCGATTCTCATGGTATTAACAGCATGTGGTAATGGTAAATCAAGTACATATAATGGAGACGGACAAGTATTACGTAAAGTTCTAACGCAAGACATGACAACTTTTGATACAGCACATGCTACAGATAATGTTACATTTGATGTGTTTAATCAAGTTTATGAAGGATTATATACTTTGGATAAAAATGATCAAGCAAAACCAGCCATAGCTGAAGGTGAACCTAAAAAAAGTGATGGTGGTAAAACTTTAACTATTAAACTTCGTAAAGATGCCAAATGGTCTAATGGAGACCAAGTAACTGCAAATGACTTTGTATACGCATGGAAAAGAGTGTTAAATCCTAAAACTGCATCTGAATATGCATACATAATGTACGATATTAAAAATGCAGAGGATATTAATATGGGTAAGAAAAAAATGAATGATTTAGGTGTAAAAGCAGTAAATAATCATACATTAAAAATACAGTTAGAGAAACCTATACCATATATAAATGAATTATTAGCTTTTGGAACTTTTTTACCTCAAAATCCAAAAGCAGTAAAAAAATATGGTGATAAATATGGAACAACACCTGAAAAAACTGTATTTAATGGGCCATTTAAAGTGAAACAGTGGTCACCAGAAGATAAACTATTAATGGTTAAAAACAATGATTATTGGGATAATAAAAAAGTTCATCTAAATAAAGTGAATTATAAGATTATAAAAGATAGTCAATCAGGAGCGTCGTTATATGATACTGGTTCGGTAGATGATACAGCAATTACTTCTGAACAAGTAGATAAATATAAAGATAGCCCCGCACTGAAAAAACGTTTACTTGCATTTACTTGGTTTATTAAAATGAACCAAGATAAAGTTCCAGAATTTAAAAATAAAGATTTCAGATTAGCAATATCACAAGCAATTAATAAAAAGGAATATGTTGATGATGTATTGAATAATGGTTCTCAAACTATGGATAAATTCACAGCAAGAAAGACATTCTTATCTCCTGATGGTAAGGATTATTCTGATGGAGTTAAGTCTAAATTACAATATAATCCACAGCAGGCAAGAGAACACCTTGATAAAGCTAAAAAAGCTCTAGGTAAAGATAAATTTGTATTTACTTTAAATACGAATGAAACACCATCTGACAAAGTTGGTTCTGAATATTTAAAAAGCCAAATTCAAAAAAATCTACCTGGTGTAACTGTAAAAATTAAGCAAATGCCTGGTAAACAAAGAATTAGTGCTGAATTATCAGGTAATTATGAAACAACACTGTCGGGTTGGGGACCTGACTATGCAGATCCACTAACTTTCCTAAATATTATGACTACTGGTAATTCACAAAATAATACCGGATGGGGCAGTAAAAAATACGATAAAATGATTAAAGATGCCAATGGAAAATTATTGAAAAAACCAGATGAAAGAGATAAAACGTTAAAAGAAGCTGAAACTTATTATTTAAGTGAAGCTCCTGTAGCGCCTATTTTCCAACAAGGACAAGCGCACTTAACTAATCCTCAAGTTAAAGGTATTATTTATCATAAAATAGGTGGAGATACTTCACTAAAAGGTGCTTACATTGATAGAAGCATCGATAGAAAAACAGGTAAAAAGAAAAAAGATAAATAA